The Melospiza melodia melodia isolate bMelMel2 chromosome 7, bMelMel2.pri, whole genome shotgun sequence genome has a segment encoding these proteins:
- the LOC134420536 gene encoding uncharacterized protein LOC134420536 produces the protein MATKKGSSWQHDQGGQFESIMSVAAGCLAQKGVEALFDAITSDDDDDDLPLKGAEKILCKTLSVAAGGLAQKGVEMIFEELISKDDDDDDDLPLKGAEKILCKTLSVAAGGLAQKGVEMIFEELISKDDDDDDDLPLKGAEKILCKTLSVAAGCLAQKGVEALFKELTLKEESHPGLSYRDKSQKPFCADAQDARVQRCPSRGFFPAQAGEETKNQPAEDLRSDLWEPRTYLWQSRMARTPARELRSPGTEPKMPLRF, from the exons ATGGCCACAAAAAAGGGGAGTTCATGGCAGCATGACCAAGGAGGCCAATTTGAGTCCATAA tgtctgtggctgctggctgtctggcTCAGAAAGGTGTGGAAGCGCTATTTGACGCAATca catctgatgatgatgatgatgatcttCCTCTGAAAGGTGCAGAAAAGATACTCTGCAAAACCT tgtctgtggctgctggcgGTCTGGCTCAGAAAGGTGTAGAAATGATATTCGAAGAACTga TATctaaggatgatgatgatgatgatgatcttCCTCTGAAAGGTGCAGAAAAGATACTCTGCAAAACct tgtctgtggctgctggcgGTCTGGCTCAGAAAGGTGTAGAAATGATATTCGAAGAACTga TATctaaggatgatgatgatgatgatgatcttCCTCTGAAAGGTGCAGAAAAGATACTCTGCAAAACct tgtctgtggctgctggctgtctggctcagaaaggtgtagaagcgctattcaaagagctaa cactaaaggaggaatctcaccctgggcttagctacagggacaaaagccagaagcctttctgtgcag atgcccaggatgccagggtgcagagatgtcccagcagggGGTTTTTCCCAGCGCAagcaggagaggaaacaaaaaaccaacctgcaGAAGACCTAAGAAGcgacctgtgggaacccagaacatatctctggcagtccaggatggccaggacccctgccagggagctcagaagccctggcacagagcccaaaatgcccctgcggttttga